One part of the Brassica napus cultivar Da-Ae chromosome C6 unlocalized genomic scaffold, Da-Ae chrC06_Random_12, whole genome shotgun sequence genome encodes these proteins:
- the LOC125594923 gene encoding pentatricopeptide repeat-containing protein At1g79080, chloroplastic-like codes for MSTLLNPILSMAANPSPVGFVSHLPTGFPHFPSVNKGFPRVLASTQITLSPKDSAFTITGSSWKPDDPRSDEPRLNNHFSHLQALVTKGQKPNVTHSTQLLYDLCKANRLKKAIRVIELMVTSGVIPDASAYTYLVNQLCKRGNVGYAMQLVEKMEHHGFPPNTVTHNALVRGLCMLGSLSQSLQFVERLMERGLAPNAFTYSFLLEAAYKERGTDEAVKLLEEIVAKGGEVNLVCYNVLLTGFCKEGRTDDALKMFREMMPEKGFKPNVVSYNICLRCLCCDGRWEEANELLAEMDGGDKSPSVVTYNILINSLAFHGRTDQAMEVLSEMGRGVTATSYNPVIARLCKEGKVDLVVKCLDDMIYRRCKPNEGTYNALGALCDEHNNKVREAFYIIQSLSKRQRCCTHDFYKSVITSLCRKGNTFAAFRLLCEMTRCGFEPDSHTYSALIRGLCNEGMFGGAMEVLSIMEESEGCNKPTVDNFNAMILGFCKIRRTDLALEVFEMMVERRRMPNETTYVIVVEGIAHEGELELAREVLEELRSRKVVGQNAVDRIVMQFNLDFD; via the coding sequence ATGTCGACTCTGTTGAACCCAATCTTATCCATGGCGGCGAACCCATCTCCGGTAGGGTTCGTCTCCCACCTCCCCACTGGTTTCCCCCACTTCCCCTCCGTCAACAAAGGTTTCCCCAGGGTTTTAGCTTCGACCCAGATAACGCTATCCCCCAAAGACTCCGCCTTTACCATCACCGGATCCAGCTGGAAACCCGACGACCCGAGAAGCGACGAGCCGAGACTAAACAACCACTTCTCCCACCTCCAAGCCCTCGTCACAAAAGGCCAAAAACCCAACGTAACACACTCCACCCAGCTCCTCTACGACCTCTGCAAAGCCAACAGGCTCAAAAAAGCCATCCGCGTGATCGAGCTAATGGTCACCTCCGGCGTCATCCCCGACGCCTCCGCCTACACCTACCTCGTCAACCAGCTCTGCAAGCGAGGCAACGTCGGCTACGCGATGCAGCTCGTCGAGAAAATGGAACACCACGGCTTCCCTCCCAACACCGTCACTCACAACGCTCTTGTCCGCGGCCTCTGCATGCTCGGGAGCCTCAGCCAGAGCCTCCAGTTCGTCGAGAGGCTCATGGAGAGAGGGTTAGCTCCCAACGCCTTCACTTACTCGTTCCTCCTCGAGGCTGCTTACAAAGAGCGCGGCACTGATGAAGCTGTTAAACTCCTGGAGGAGATTGTTGCGAAGGGTGGTGAGGTTAATCTGGTTTGTTACAATGTGCTGTTGACTGGCTTTTGTAAAGAAGGGAGGACTGATGACGCGTTGAAGATGTTTAGAGAGATGATGCCGGAGAAAGGGTTTAAGCCTAATGTTGTTAGTTATAATATCTGTTTGAGGTGTTTGTGCTGTGATGGGAGGTGGGAGGAGGCTAATGAGCTGTTAGCTGAGATGGACGGTGGAGATAAGTCTCCTTCGGTTGTTACTTATAACATTTTGATCAACTCGTTGGCTTTTCATGGAAGGACGGACCAGGCGATGGAGGTTTTGAGCGAGATGGGGAGAGGAGTCACCGCAACCAGCTACAACCCGGTGATCGCGCGTCTATGCAAGGAAGGGAAGGTTGATCTCGTCGTGAAGTGTCTAGACGACATGATTTACAGACGCTGTAAGCCTAACGAAGGCACATACAACGCGTTAGGAGCGTTGTGTGATGAGCATAACAATAAGGTGCGAGAAGCGTTTTACATAATACAGAGTTTGAGCAAGAGGCAGAGATGCTGCACGCACGATTTCTACAAGAGCGTGATCACGAGCCTCTGCAGGAAAGGCAACACGTTCGCTGCGTTTCGGCTCTTGTGCGAGATGACTAGGTGCGGGTTCGAACCTGACTCGCACACCTACTCGGCGTTGATCAGGGGGTTGTGTAACGAAGGGATGTTTGGTGGAGCTATGGAGGTTTTGtcgataatggaggagagtgaGGGCTGTAATAAACCAACGGTGGATAACTTCAACGCGATGATTCTTGGGTTTTGCAAGATAAGGAGGACGGATTTGGCGTTGGAGGTGTTTGAGATGATGGTTGAGAGGAGGAGGATGCCGAACGAGACGACGTATGTGATAGTGGTTGAAGGGATAGCTCATGAGGGTGAGCTGGAGCTGGCAAGAGAGGTTCTTGAAGAGCTGAGGTCGCGTAAGGTTGTGGGGCAGAATGCAGTAGATAGGATTGTGATGCAGTttaatttagattttgattGA